The Carassius auratus strain Wakin unplaced genomic scaffold, ASM336829v1 scaf_tig00035708, whole genome shotgun sequence genome contains a region encoding:
- the LOC113082121 gene encoding uncharacterized protein LOC113082121 codes for MSKELQMSHHGHGGNDEDYAIPSTKHFHHGDDETDEENADIKEIDEAPIKISKAQDTSASASSEILSLIDTIDRKARTNADGGYAKQGFYASGFENEPGKRIPKAGYHAEAGVGRARAEYSVFEAEAKGPNASAGAEASLGGVGAMARAEIASASAKAGPVGVKVGLGFDTGASIGVDGVEAKFLGTGITIGPKTSISVLGSEASCSVM; via the exons ATGTCTAAAGAACTACAGATGAGCCATCATGGACATGGTGGAAATG aTGAAGACTATGCTATCCCCTCTACCAAACATTTCCACCATGGAGATGACGAAACTG ATGAAGAGAACGCTGACATAAAGGAAATCGACGAGGCTCCCATAAAAATTTCAAAAGCACAAGATACGTCAGCTAGTGCTTCAAGCGAAATCTTAAGCCTGATTGACACAATTGACCGGAAAGCAAGAACCAATGCAGACGGCGGTTATGCTAAACAAGGCTTTTATGCATCAGGTTTTGAAAACGAACCAGGAAAGAGGATTCCCAAGGCTGGATACCATGCAGAAGCAGGGGTTGGACGAGCTCGTGCTGAATACAGTGTATTCGAGGCAGAAGCCAAAGGCCCAAACGCCTCAGCTGGTGCAGAAGCCAGTTTGGGTGGAGTCGGAGCAATGGCTCGAGCTGAAATCGCCAGTGCATCAGCTAAAGCCGGTCCAGTTGGTGTGAAAGTGGGACTAGGCTTTGACACGGGTGCATCTATTGGTGTGGATGGGGTAGAGGCCAAATTCCTAGGAACTGGAATCACAATTGGTCCAAAAACCAGTATATCTGTTCTGGGCTCAGAAGCATCATGTTCAGTCATGTAA